The genomic segment attatttattaaaatatataataaaaatattattagcggCAGACCCCGCGGTTAATTATGTCGCCTCTGACACATGTATTAGCGGCGGATTCTGCTGCTAttgtccgccggtaataatgTGTTATTAGTGGCGGGTGTGTCAGTCCGTCTCTAATAATCCTTATTAGCGACCAATAATTCGCAGAAGAGTATTAGCGGCGGGGTCTCGCTGCTAATAGCCTTTGTTCTTGTTGCGAATTATTAGGATATGTAATTACTACCTAGTATTTACACAACCTAATAATTACACAATTACTTCCAAACACGCCTTCATTTGTATAGAAAGTTTGCCATTATACTAAAAATAACACAAGTTTGAAGTTCATGAATATATTAGCGTATTTAAAATTAATCAATAGAATGAAACAAATTCATGCCATTGATGTAAAGAATGATCATTGATGTAAAGAATgactttaactttttttttttttgatgaaacaGCAGTGTATTCAAAACTCCAAATAACCTTTACATCCTAAAAGCATCTTCCATAGAAGACCTTAATGTATTAACAAGTCTATACAAGACAAAATTTTGatattccttttcttttctttacaaTTCGGCAAACCAATTTTTATCCTCTGAACTAACCTTTCTAGGCATAGCACAACTTACTCTAAGCTTTACAGCTTCCTTAGTCCTCCTTATAATCACCTCTTGACTACTAGAGCTAATCTTCAAAACTTCGTCATTTCTAGCGCGCCACAAGTGATACACCAAGGCTGCTGCAAGAACCTTTTTCTTGAATTGAGACTGCTTAGATCGCTCTATCCACCTGATCAAGGACTGGAGGTCTTCAGCCCTTACATTCCAACCGAGCCAAGTTTTCAACACTTGAAGACAAACATGGCTAAAAGAGCAATGAAAAAACAGATGCTCCACATTCTCTTTGTGAATATTACATAATCCACACACTTCTTCATCAATCACCTTGAACTTAAAGAGCCTAACTTTTGTTTTCAATTTGTCTTGGATAGCCATCCAAAGGATGAAACTATGTTTGGGAACATTTAGTCTTCCCCAAACTTGTTTATCCCATTTACAGACATAAAATTCACATTCAACAGGGCTGTTTTGTACActacataaaaaaatatgtaaacaTTAATATTAAATGTATggatatataatataaaaatattttgaaatttgatcgtatatatatttatatataccttAACAACTTCATAGCCATGCTTTCTTGGTCTTCCTTTTCTACTCTTGGCATAACTAAGGCTAAGGTCAACTCCAATGGGATACTAAAACATCAAATTTGTGTGGATTTTACACAAAACTAAACCCAACCAGACGGTAAAAGCTTTCCTATATTTGACTTTGTTCATATTAagtataatattataataatagtgttaacaataatatatatttacatgtataACATAGTTATTATCAAATCATGTTCCTTatttaaaaatctaaaattaaataacataacaAGTTAAATACAAATCTAAGTAATTATTTAGAGAATTAATACAGATATATTTAACTAtctgccaaaaaaaaaaatacatctaaATTTAACATACAACATTTTTAACCAAAAGACTAATTAAAACATAAGAAGCAGAACGATATGTTTCTGAAATTAATGCTAACAATGTCATTGactcaataattaaaaaaaattccctttttttcGTTTCTGACGTGGACACGGTTCTCCTACACATTTATTATGGTAGATTTGTAATATAGTTGttaaatttattatataataatttgaaaatttttaaaaaatatagtttttatgCTATCAATGTGCAAAAGTATGAGAGTTATACTTctcttaatttgtatgagaaatttattaattagaaacacaattagtagctaactaaaatataaaaatatcacatttttttatcattgttatgttttctttgattttgaaagtaatttttttttccatcactttttcttttttttttccttgttttttctccattttttccTACCAATTTTatccttcatctttttttctttccattttttcagtcttcctcttcttttttttttttttttcatttttatccatttatttatttttttctttcatttgtattgttttattttttttttcatatcttttcagttttttttttcattctattttttcttcatttttgtatttattattttctcattctatttttttttcttttttcacacatatgagcttttttttttctccttcaatttttttctaccaattttttcattcatatttttttcttttcatttttccattatttttcttcttcttcttttcattcttatttattcatctattttttttcattcatcatttcttttgttttttttttcatttttgtacttattcttttctcattctatttcttttcttttttttttttcatttttttcacacatatattttaacattacataattattctactattttttttttatttattattgtaattttttttatagttttttccactatatgtaaacaaaattcaaatcaattttttcagcattttctttttactgtaacacttataggaataccaaaatttggaaagaaaactaataaaaatatgaaaacgtgaatgggtaactggttaccttcacattctttgtgtgtaaatttctgggggtaactggttaccttcacattctgatgtgtgtatatttatggtttctttatggtaactggttatatatgttactaaaatcatagttacttcttcttccttttttaatgaagtgttcttccactttttctttaaaatttgatgtttattttcatatttaatatgagtaactcgtcacccctcttaggtaactggttacctatcttatggcagaaagttactcataTCAGTATAACTGGTAACTACTGGTTACCCCTCCTaatgcatgttatttaacctagctctaagatttttttttacataactgtcaaagattaataaagtaactggttaccttatccagaatttgaaaaaaaaaacatacaatctaaaaaaaacgtgtttataataaataaaaaataattttaaaaataattcatattacaaaaaaaatttgcaaaacaaccaaagaaaaatttaatataaaattagtaatataaaaataatataaaaaaacaaataagctaaacaaataataatcaaatttcaAACATAcacttccaaattaataaaacttgtttaagagtaaaactatggcataaaccaacttttatacaaaaatatgggaaaataaacccataaaagtgaaaattattaaaaaaagccattgattaactttttttgaaaaaaaaccatattt from the Humulus lupulus chromosome X, drHumLupu1.1, whole genome shotgun sequence genome contains:
- the LOC133806626 gene encoding uncharacterized protein LOC133806626; protein product: MPRVEKEDQESMAMKLLSVQNSPVECEFYVCKWDKQVWGRLNVPKHSFILWMAIQDKLKTKVRLFKFKVIDEEVCGLCNIHKENVEHLFFHCSFSHVCLQVLKTWLGWNVRAEDLQSLIRWIERSKQSQFKKKVLAAALVYHLWRARNDEVLKISSSSQEVIIRRTKEAVKLRVSCAMPRKVSSEDKNWFAEL